The following proteins come from a genomic window of Gynuella sunshinyii YC6258:
- a CDS encoding methyl-accepting chemotaxis protein produces the protein MDEKTVRTQVQSASEGMVALKRAELKQYIDLAYSSIADIYESGGSLEQAVPRLQQLKFGQNGYVFGYNSKGVRVFLGASEAGIGESFWNLQDKKGNYLIQALINAGKDKTGYSSYWFPKPGEQEPFEKVAYSIYLPRWDLMIGTGFYFDDIQSVLETLERHAKEASDRSLMVSLMIALISLAIAVVLAVFFATPLIRAIQRISKSLEELSQGHGDLTYKMEVLDRHEIGTLSLHVNNFIDNLANIVRQIRGASHRVDDSAERIVSNSTQINDLFDSQRSETDQISTAVTEMAASAVEISENISIVADAITDGEKEARQATETVQHSLADIEKLVSEISNAAGRVNVLSNEVNEIVSVLDVIKSIAEQTNLLALNAAIEAARAGEQGRGFAVVADEVRNLAGKTQNSTEEIGQMIERLKRGATEAIIAMEQSEKRSESTQTTAFIAAESLKKISTLVTSVNGMAQQIATASEEQSGVCRDVAERITVIADQASDSAGFVRDNDQAARQVASHASELIGLVSRFKTE, from the coding sequence ATGGATGAAAAAACTGTCCGCACACAGGTTCAGAGTGCATCTGAAGGTATGGTTGCGCTTAAGCGCGCCGAGTTAAAGCAATACATCGATCTGGCCTACTCTTCCATTGCGGATATCTATGAATCCGGGGGAAGCCTTGAGCAGGCGGTGCCAAGACTGCAGCAGCTGAAGTTTGGTCAGAACGGGTATGTGTTTGGTTACAACAGCAAGGGTGTCCGGGTCTTTCTGGGAGCTTCGGAAGCCGGTATCGGCGAGAGCTTTTGGAATTTGCAGGACAAGAAAGGCAATTATTTGATCCAAGCATTGATAAATGCCGGTAAGGATAAGACAGGTTACAGCAGTTACTGGTTTCCCAAACCAGGAGAACAGGAACCGTTTGAAAAAGTCGCTTACTCTATCTATCTGCCACGTTGGGATCTGATGATCGGGACCGGATTTTACTTCGATGATATTCAAAGTGTTCTCGAAACTCTGGAGCGTCATGCCAAGGAGGCCTCAGATAGAAGCCTGATGGTCAGTCTGATGATTGCGTTGATCAGTCTGGCCATCGCGGTCGTTCTGGCTGTTTTCTTTGCGACGCCACTGATTCGGGCCATTCAACGCATTTCCAAATCACTTGAAGAACTCAGTCAGGGGCATGGTGATCTGACCTATAAAATGGAGGTGTTGGACCGCCACGAGATTGGCACCTTGTCGCTACATGTGAATAACTTCATTGATAATCTTGCGAATATTGTGCGGCAGATCCGTGGTGCCTCCCACCGGGTGGATGATTCAGCGGAGCGGATTGTCAGCAATTCCACCCAGATCAATGACCTGTTCGACAGCCAGCGCAGTGAGACCGACCAGATTTCCACGGCAGTGACAGAGATGGCCGCATCGGCAGTGGAGATTTCGGAAAATATTTCTATTGTGGCGGATGCCATTACCGATGGTGAGAAGGAGGCCCGTCAGGCGACAGAAACTGTTCAGCACTCGTTAGCCGATATCGAAAAGCTGGTTTCAGAGATCAGCAATGCAGCCGGGCGGGTGAATGTCCTGAGTAATGAAGTCAACGAGATTGTGTCGGTTCTGGATGTCATCAAAAGTATTGCCGAACAGACTAATTTGCTGGCGTTGAATGCCGCAATAGAAGCTGCCCGTGCGGGTGAGCAGGGACGCGGATTTGCGGTGGTGGCTGATGAAGTCAGGAACCTGGCAGGCAAGACGCAGAACAGCACTGAGGAAATTGGTCAGATGATCGAACGCCTGAAACGGGGAGCGACAGAAGCCATTATCGCGATGGAACAATCAGAGAAACGCAGTGAGTCCACTCAGACAACTGCTTTCATTGCAGCGGAATCGTTGAAGAAAATCTCTACGTTGGTGACTTCTGTTAATGGTATGGCCCAGCAGATTGCCACTGCCTCAGAAGAGCAGAGTGGTGTTTGTCGGGATGTCGCTGAACGGATTACCGTCATTGCCGATCAGGCTTCGGATTCAGCTGGTTTTGTGCGTGACAACGATCAAGCTGCCCGTCAGGTAGCCAGTCATGCCAGTGAGCTGATTGGGCTGGTGAGCCGATTTAAAACTGAGTAA
- a CDS encoding cytochrome ubiquinol oxidase subunit I, translating into MNETLIELSRLQFAFTAMYHFIFVPLTLGLTFLLAVIESVYVMTGKEIYRDMTKFWGKLFGINFAIGVATGITMEFQFGMNWSYYSHYVGDIFGAPLAIEGLMAFFLESTFVGLFFFGWDRLSKVKHLMVTWLVALGSNFSALWILVANGWMQNPQGSVFNPETMRMEMTSFSDLIFNPVAQVKFVHTVSAGYVTGAMFILAISSYYLLRNKHVAFARRSFAIAASFGLASALSVIVLGDESGYELGDVQKVKLAAVEAEWETQTPPASFTLFGLPNGDTEHTDFAVKIPWVMGLIATRSIDEPVLGIKDLKDINREKIINGAEAHSLLQKMQQQSLTPTEQSRFDATVKDLGYGLLLEPFAQDMNNPTPAEVDAAVDYSIPKIWPMFWSFRIMVAAGFFMLLVFALAFWYSTRHHIGKPRWFLKMALFSLPLPWIACEAGWFVAEYGRQPWAIAEVLPIHTAVSNLTITDIVISLLGVGLFYSCMFAVAMFVMVKFARKGPESHGNTPIPDHSRLRGVEA; encoded by the coding sequence ATGAACGAAACTCTCATCGAGCTATCGCGGTTGCAATTTGCATTCACCGCGATGTATCACTTTATTTTTGTACCGCTAACCCTTGGATTAACGTTTTTATTGGCAGTCATTGAGTCTGTCTATGTGATGACGGGTAAAGAAATTTACCGTGACATGACCAAGTTCTGGGGAAAGCTGTTTGGTATCAATTTTGCCATTGGGGTCGCAACCGGAATCACTATGGAGTTTCAGTTCGGTATGAACTGGTCATATTACTCCCATTATGTCGGTGATATTTTTGGAGCCCCTCTGGCAATTGAAGGACTGATGGCGTTCTTCCTGGAGTCAACATTTGTCGGTCTGTTCTTCTTCGGCTGGGACCGGCTCAGCAAGGTCAAACACCTGATGGTGACCTGGCTGGTGGCGCTGGGGAGTAACTTTTCCGCCCTGTGGATTCTCGTTGCCAACGGCTGGATGCAAAACCCTCAAGGTTCCGTGTTCAATCCAGAGACCATGCGGATGGAAATGACCAGCTTTTCCGACCTGATTTTCAATCCGGTGGCGCAGGTAAAATTTGTTCATACCGTCTCGGCCGGTTATGTCACCGGAGCCATGTTTATTCTGGCCATCTCTTCTTACTACCTGCTGCGCAACAAGCACGTTGCATTTGCCCGTCGTTCTTTTGCCATCGCCGCCAGTTTTGGTCTTGCTTCGGCGCTGTCAGTGATCGTGCTCGGGGACGAAAGCGGCTATGAACTTGGCGATGTCCAGAAAGTCAAACTGGCTGCGGTGGAAGCGGAATGGGAAACCCAGACACCACCGGCTTCGTTTACCCTGTTTGGATTACCCAATGGTGATACTGAACACACCGACTTCGCCGTCAAGATTCCATGGGTCATGGGCCTGATCGCCACCCGTTCAATCGATGAACCGGTACTGGGTATCAAGGATCTCAAAGACATCAACCGGGAAAAAATCATTAACGGTGCCGAAGCCCACAGTCTGCTGCAAAAAATGCAGCAACAAAGTTTGACTCCGACAGAGCAGTCCCGTTTCGATGCCACCGTCAAGGATCTGGGCTATGGTCTGTTGCTGGAGCCTTTCGCCCAAGACATGAATAACCCGACTCCGGCCGAAGTGGATGCCGCGGTCGACTACAGCATTCCCAAAATCTGGCCGATGTTCTGGAGCTTCCGCATTATGGTGGCGGCCGGTTTCTTTATGTTGCTGGTGTTCGCACTGGCGTTCTGGTACAGCACCCGGCATCACATCGGCAAGCCCAGATGGTTTCTAAAAATGGCATTGTTCAGCCTGCCTCTGCCCTGGATCGCCTGCGAAGCCGGCTGGTTCGTGGCGGAGTATGGCCGCCAGCCCTGGGCAATCGCCGAGGTGCTGCCAATACATACTGCGGTTTCCAATCTGACCATCACTGACATCGTCATATCTCTGCTGGGTGTCGGGCTGTTCTACTCCTGCATGTTTGCGGTGGCGATGTTCGTCATGGTCAAGTTCGCCCGCAAAGGACCGGAGTCCCACGGCAACACCCCCATTCCTGATCACAGCCGTCTGAGAGGAGTTGAAGCATGA